Within the Salvia hispanica cultivar TCC Black 2014 chromosome 4, UniMelb_Shisp_WGS_1.0, whole genome shotgun sequence genome, the region ttattttatttctttcttttaattgtAAACTTAAATACTTCGTAGTATTTTAACACGTGTCTGCAgtttgtttgatttaattaatgttttattaatagtccaagtaaattgaaaatgtggaaaatattaaaaataattgtcatttagtatgattcattaatttgatttaatttgacttttatttttatttgtagttatataacaataatatttgtaaaattacaaataaaattaaattagtgtatgatactttttttttatattttcaaaaatatggatactagcattatttaattaccgtgcttataaaaaataatgcaatattttaatatattaatatatatatataggggagcactcTCTAGTGCTCCCCTAATTTAGAAtcacaacgtacatccaatctggtgctgccatgtggcacaaaacatgcaatattttaaacacaaaaatgcaatctagttgtacatgcattttcgcagattgcatttttgttgtatgtaaattgcattttatagtgttgagttttgcattttcacataaattgcattttttattgttaagttttgcattttcatatataaaaatgcaatccgtctatatataaaatgcaatttaaacagtcaatatctaaaatgcaaaacttaacaataaaaaatgcaatctgcatataacaaaaatgcaatttgccgaaattcatttatagcttctacaaatgcgtattgcatttttctgtatacaatattgcatttttcgtgccatgtggcagcacgtggttggatgtacattgtaactttaaaattagttgttatactagtacacccctatatatatataattatttaaatatcagtatattattaattgtttttcgaCCCCACGAGTTCGGTTTTCTGGATCCGTCATTGCTCCGGGACGAGATGGAGACACCCACACGATGCGATGTGGATGCCCTCAACCTTCAATGGTTCTACCCCTCGTCTTGTTGTCCGTTTTTGGTTGGGTTGAAACTTTTATTGCTCACCAAGTCACCGTCATTGGTGGTTTGAtctttttattcaataaaaaaaacaatatagtagtactataataacTTTCTTTTAGTAATAATTTCGTGTTTTTAACCCCTGAAAATCTGATCATCTTAATGGCCTCTGGTTTCAAATGAGTAAATCAGGCCCAAGCTTTGCCATGAAAAGTACAATTacagattataaaatattactcattAATTGATGTATAATTCCAGGAAGTCACAAAAGAAATTACACcatatattattgtttttgcgattctcaaatatttcataactatatccattaatctgtttcttttttcaaagTGAATTCTCCCTAATTTGAAAAAGTCACTTCCGACCATGTGATGATTTTCATATGAGAAATTGagttattaaatttcaaatatggaCGACGTTATTACATAATCAAAATTGCACGTATCCAACACAGCACACAATGCTATTCCGGTTCTCCATTTAgtctcatattttaattttgtatgacattaataattgtgtttttgtGAAATACTAATATGAGTTGAAACATGAAGGACATAGTTggttataaatatataactaaaGTCCATTTTTGGTCCTTAACCTATGccgattttttgattttggtttagaacattatcttttgaattattcggtccctcacaaataaaattggatCACATTTAGTCCGAATTGGACGGATCTGTTAAAATTTAACAGTCAACGAATTTTAATTCGATTTTGACCGgattaagttaataattatgttttattaatttctaatatctaattaacccaaatctaaaataaaagaagaactcccttctttcttcttcttcttcttcttcttcttcttcttcttcttcttcttcttcttcttcttcttcttcttcttcggtaCATCGTTTTTCAAGATCCCCAGTAGATTTGGGAGAAACCCGCTCCGGGAAGATGACGCAGATACCACAATTTCTTGACGAGGAGGGATACACGCAGCCAAGGCGAGTGGCGGCCGTGAGCATCGCCGCTTGAGAGAAGGGGGTGAAGTTAGGGCACAAAGTCGGCTACTTGATTCGATTCGAAGACCGCACATCGAAGAATACAATTCTGAAACACATGACAGTTACTCCACGAATTCCGTAAACAGCTTCGCAAAGAGCCCATTCTCGCCAGCTACAGTGTGATAATGGTGGATGAGGCACATGACCAAACCGTCAATACAAACATTCTTTTCAGTTTGCTCAAGGATGTTGCTCGAGCTCGTCCATTCCAAATTGCTAATCTCCAGCGCAACTCTTGATGTAGTCAAGTTTAGTGATTACTTTGATTGTGCCCCAATTTTCAACATTCCGGGAAGGAAATTTCCGGTTGAAATACTTTGCACCAGCGCACCAGTCACCAGAGCCAGATTTCTTGGCTGCTGTTGTTGCGACTGCTCTTCAAATTCATGCAACCGAGGTGGCCGGAGACGACCACATCCTTGTTTTCTTGATAGGGCAGGAGGAGATTGAGGCGGCGGAGGTGATTGTTAGGGAAAAGATTAGAAATTTAGGTGCGGCGGGCGGAGGTAATTGGTTTCTTagaattatagtagtaatttattatttttgaaaaaaaattaatttttttaattaaacgcttaatttggtcaaaatcgcaTAATCATCCGTTAACCGTTAGTTTTACACTGCACCATCCAAAATGGACTAAAtgggacccatttttatttgtgagggaccgaataattcaaaagataatgttttgaactaaaattaaaaaatcgtcatatgttaaggaccaaaagGGACTTTAGTCTAAATATATTACCTACACTTATGTCTTCATGACTTTACATACATTGCCATATGTCGAATTGTACTAGTAAAGAACTATATTCCATTCTTGTTGAAAAATCACCAAGTCAAATTGTATTGTTGGTGGGCTCCCCACCAAATTTTGTTGTATCATGAGTTGTTGGTTAACGTAGTAATATAATCTTATTGATAAACAGGGTTGGATAAcgatttcaaaattaaaaaatcaaattagtagaaaagagagaaaaattaacGAGGTACGTATTGATCTTGATTTgtactactatcattttatttctttcaaacCAATCAAagtatgtatttaattattcaaatgaGATGGATGAACTATGTTACTAAACCCTCAATTACAGTAAGACCATAAAGACTAAGCAACCTCTCACCATCAACACTAAATATTGGAATATTTGAAAGTTCTATGTCAAGCACCTAACCATAGTCCAACTATGTAAACCATCCAACTTTGTTGACCAAAAGTTTTGTAGCCCCCACCCCCTCTACTCCGAACACCCACCATCACACGGTCCACACCCCCAAATTTAGAACATTTTGACCAACTAAACATGGAAAATGGTGGGGGCACAAAGATATCTTCGTATTGACCAAGTGCAAGTCTACCGTACTACAGTTTTCGGTTTTCCATCCAACCTTAATTACTTCAATTACTTCAAAGGCGTGTAGGAAATAGTAGGAGAAGATTCAACACGCGTTCAAAGTTAAATTTGAGAAAGAGTAGTTTTTTGTAATGAACAAAATGCATAACGCCAAGGGGTAAATGCATAATaccaaatttttatattttgtggatATTGTTTTGCAAAAGATGATATTATCACAACAAAAGCATTAGAAAatttttatctcaaaattatgaactcattatttttgaatatatagcccttattaaaacaaattaatgtgcctgttttgataaaaaaacaatttacaGACAACAAAATcgattaaatataaaaaaaacatagcataaaaaacaaactaacaaacaacaaaatcgattaaatataaaaaacatagtataaaaaaaactaacaaataacaaaccaacaacaatatatataaatgtcaggccacaatatatatgtaaataatgcaccacaataaacaacaaaatctCCTCAAAGCTTAAACCAACAATCGATGTAGTGGCAGATCCAGACCTCGAAAATAGCGGGAGcggaatttaaaattttatctaatattattttaaacaataaaattaataatattatacattaatatttaagtagCACTAGCTtcgttaataaaatataaacatgcatTAGCTTGCAAATATGTATTActcatttaaaaatgtaaaattattgttaatattatatacattcaaaatcatcataattcgtaaatattatatacaaaattgatataattagagcagtaaatatttgatttcataaagtatttaaaagtattattttgataataagaagaaatatgaattggtaaaataaaaaagtaatatatggaaaaaaaatatgtttttgttgAGAGTTGAACCCTACCCCTCTTAGTTAAAAACACAACAACAAAACCATTAGACTACTGTATctaatatgatatttattgaaaataaagtatatttCTATACTCCACATAGGGATATGCTATTTGTATATGTTCcactaataaaaatcaataatattcCTTAAATTGGTGTTAGCTGTTTCATTTGAAAATTCGAATTGCATAAACGAGgagttaaataaaattctgttTCTTTTGTCATACATATCtttatattgttttcattatatgtacatacacaaatttatataagaaaaattagaaaactATTTTTACGACATACAGTACAATCTAAACTATAGTTGGTAACTATACATTTCCTTAAATTATTAGTGCGTCATATTTAAGTTGCCCATAAAAAGGCCAATAAATCTATGACATGATAGTATCTTGAGTGatttcactatttataatttataaatctatGACATGATAGTATCTTGAGTGATTTCACTATTTAATGTTCTATTACGAAGACTcataaaagaagaaaggacCAAACCAAATTCCGcgctatttaatttttggcaAATACCTAAAACAAACGATATCTGTATTGGTTTTTATTAGTGGATATTATGATATCTAAATTTACTTATTTGGATATGTTAATTGACTacaacatatttatataagtaattcaagaaaattttACTTTCTGATAttcgtttttgttttcagatattattgtaaaattttgattttcagtTCATATCAacgttaattttaatttttcacatTCCATTTGTTGAAGAATTCTGTTCAGTTAAAATCTTTTTAAACGTTGTTTATCAGAccagtttaattttttttaaattgaaagtttGTGTCTTTAAGTTAATTTGTCGAGAAGTTCCACCCAATCGAATTaaattttctcataaaatatgagatattgaTGATACGGAGACATTGTTACGTGAGTATAAATGAAGTAATGTGTTTAGAGTTACTTTCTCAATCCCAATTAATTtgagttaatttattttggaatgtTCTAAatcattatcaatttttgacaaaaaccatactccttcgtcccacaatagaAATCGTATTTAATGtgggcacaaattttaagaaatatggaGAATAAGGAATTAGAAAAGTTAGTGTAATATGTTATCcatgtttttatatttgtttaataatagaatatgagtgaaatgaattaatggaatgtgaatATGTGATAcatacttaccatttatgaaaaaagtgaaatgtgactcttattgtgggacgaaccgaaatgacaaaatatgactcttactgtaggacggagggagtaatatttaatcactcttacttcTCTCACCTACTtatcatctctcctattttattttatcatcatttAGTCCATTTAAATCAATATCTCAATTTTAATGTCCAAAATAAATGCTTCAACTTAGTTGGAATAGATAGATATTacagataaaaataaaaatattataaaaggTACAGTAAAACATAAAAGCGATAAAACTCGTTAGAATAATATCGGACATTTATAATTTGGAAATTGCAAGTAGGTCGTACTCTCTTGAATGAGAGATAAATGCACATTGGAGTTTGGGGCCATGGCCCCAAATCTATTATgcgattattttttatttttttatttcacgtacaaaattatctttatttttcattttcacctGCATGCCTTttaacattattaaaaaaattaacaaatattttttgattttctatTAAGCACGTTTTCATacaaattttgcaattttttttttactttctacttataattttattttattttttcataaataaaatagtgctTTTAACACCTGCACCCCTAGTTAATTTACTTTCAATATTAAACATTTCACTTTGTAAtatctttttacttttaaaaaaatattcagaTAATTAATATTCCCCCATTCCCTCAGGATATCCATATCTTTTTGtagcacgagattttatgagaAGTTATTAGGTGGAATAAATAGAGTGAAAAATGTAGTTCTGTATTTTAATAAGGAAAGAGAAGAGAgtgatttatttccaaatatagaaagtggGCATgccaaactaaaaagaaaaaggttgacatcttgaatgagacgGAAGAAGTACTTACTATACAACtgtagtttattttatattacgATGTTTAGTCGTTAAAGGAGAGTATTGTTAATAGTGGTTATGACGACACAACTGTTTTGACTTTAACCGACATTTTTCGACGATGCCTACTGTTTTGACTTTAACCGACATTTTCAAGTTTTCCTACCACTGAAATTGAGTTCCGAAATTTCATCACTgtattaaatcaataataattctcTATTAATCTGTTATTATTGAAAGTTTGGAATTATTGAATGCGAGGagcaattaaatttttagtatagTCACATAAATCATAATGATAAATTGACAAGTAATTAAAGGATATAAGAGGAAATTCTATGTGCTCGGAATCCCACAAATCCGGTGTGCCAGTAGAGTTTTACCCTAAAACTAGATTTAGAAATATCCAAACAGCATCTTCCAGCCGTCAATTCAGATCCAGTCGATCTTAGCTGTTCTCCCCCAAATCAAATCCAGCCGTTAGATCAAAACCACGACGCGGGTCCCACATCCACCACCTCCCCAATCAACGGCCACCATCCATGACCTCTCCCCACCAACGGCTCAGATTCCGCATCGTCAAATACAATGCCACACGCTGAATTCAATCCAATCCACCCTAGATCCCTCACACACTTTTAGCTATCTCGCTAGCCGACTTCGCaaacccctctctctctctctcctctccgAGTCctgcctctctctctccccatCTATCCAATACCTGGTTGAAGAGGTAACCTAATCTCTTGCGGAGGAGTTGATTTGAACTCGGGCGGAGAGGTGAATTTTTGCTGCGGAGTCAATATGAACGGCGGCGATTTGAACCAGAGCCAGAACAACAACaaccagcagcagcagcagcagcaacagcAGCAGATGCAGCAGCACCAGCAGTGGATGGCGATGCAGCAGTACCAGCAGCAGTGGATGGCGATGCAGTATCCGGCTATGGCGATGCAGCAGCACATGATGTACAATCAACATTACGTCCCGTACTACCACCCGCAGCAGCAGCCGCAGCCGCAGCTGGCGCAGGGGCAGAAGCACGGCAATCAGATTCAGAACGGCGCCGAGGATAATAAAACGATCTGGATTGGAGATCTCCAGCCGTGGATGGATGAAGGTTATATCCAGTCGTGCTTTTCTCAATCTGGAGAGGTAATGAAATAGTATTACTTATTTGATGGATAGTGATTGATGTATGCTTCgtgtttataatttaaaagtgGCAGTtatgttgatataattatACAGTAATGTTTTTGTTGGATTCCTTTAGCGTAGCTTATTGATTGCGTTTGAGAATTGAGTGTATGTGacaaattagaaaaagaaaataaaaggtaaaaataaactgaaagaaaatttaatgCTAGACCGAAGGCTTTTTGAGTTCATTGAGAACGCAAGTTTCCAAAACTTTGGTCCTGTGTATTGTACAGACTAACAGTTATTGCCTTACTGGGGAAGGAGAGGGaatgttgttttcttttgtaacTACGACTTAGATTTTGGTTGTACGGACtaataactactccctccgttccatactAAAGcagttattttgttattttggtacgttccatagtaatagagtcattttcctttttagtaaaagtcaacacatttttccacttactttattctctcttcatctctctacctttttcattttccactttactctccccttacttaactcacctaacacaatttttcttaatctctgtgccgaaaagaaacgcctccattactatggaacggagggagtagtttttttagCATTTGATGTCTGTTGGAAATAAATATTGCAGAGGTATTATGACCATGTCTGATGCTaatcgttttttttttgcttgtgTTTCAACAACATTAGCccattaattatgaaattaataattaaaatagacttAAATAGAAGATACTTTGTAATAGTCGTTGTACTGAACCCCTTAAAGATAGAAGAAATTTTGTTGTCCTGCATTACAATGTTCCCCTCTTCTTGACTTGGTTCTGTCTGGCTGACAGAGTGACAGTATAAGTAACATACATATACTAATGCTTCAACAACATTAGTTCATTAATCTTACTAAGGTTTTGAAAAGGTGTCTGCTAATTAGTTGGATTTAACTTGCAATGAAGAATCACCAATGCTTTAAATTACAATGATCCACTTTGTAACTGGTAAGTTGCCTTCTCGGAATGCTTACTTGCACAAACTGATTGgacttgaattttatttagtaaatttgATGTGTCCTTTGATAGGTCATAGACATAACCTAGTTCTTTCCCTGAAGATTGCATTTCGTTATAGCGCTATGTGAAGACCTAAGTTAACGATATGAATGCATGGTGATCCATAAGTTGATCATTGCCTCTCATAATCCTCGAAGTATTTGATTAcaagattttaatttactcTTTATATTAATAACTTCTTTTATCTAAACATGCAGGTTGTCTCAGCCAAGATAATCCGCAATAAGCAGACAGGTCATTCTGAGAGATATGGATTCATTGAGTTCAATTCTCATGAAGCAGCAGAGAAAGTTCTGCAGAGTCTTAATGGGACCACCATGCCGAATACCGAGCAACCATTTCGCTTGAACTGGGCAGCCTTTAGCACTGGTGATAGGCGACCTAATACTGGTGGTAATGGTGGTGATGTTGGTTCTGATCTGTCAATATTCGTCGGAGATTTGGCTTCTGATGTTACTGATGCAATGTTGACCGACACGTTTGCTAGTAGATATCCATCTGTAAAAGGTGCTAAAGTTGTGGTTGATGCAAATAGTGGCCGTTCAAAAGGCTATGGGTTTGTCAGGTTTggagatgaaaatgaaaagacCAGAGCcatgaatgaaatgaatggtgTTTATGTTTCTAGCAGACCTATGCGAATTGGTGTTGCAACCCCTAAAAAGACTTCACCACAACAACAACAGCAATATTCTTCCCAAGGTGCGACTTACATATTTATGTTAGATTGGCTTTTATTATCTACTGTCCATTTGGTAATCCACAAGTATATTACTGTAGCAGAAGATTCCCAATTTAGTATGAATAGGATACCTTTCTGGGTGCGGAATAAATTTTTCGCATGTTCTATAAGAGTTTTGTAGTCTCATCCACCAAcatttttattcactttcttgATTCAGCTGTCGTATTGtctggtggtggtggtggataTGCAAATGGTGTTGTCCCTCAAGGTCAGCCTGAGAACGACTCATCTAACACAACAGTAAGTCCTGGACCTCTTGTGGGAGTCACTTGGCTAATGCTAAGTTATTGCATGATCATATTGCCCATGCTTCTTGTAGATATTTGTGGGAGGACTTGACTCTGATGTAACTGATGAGGAGCTGAGACAATCTTTTACTCCATTTGGAGAGGTTCTCTCTGTGAAAATACCAGCTGGAAAGGGATGTGGATTTGTTCAATACGCAAACAGGTCAAATATGATGTTTCTTTTGCTAGTAACCTACTAGACTGCATGAAAATATCCGCCCCTGCCAAAAGAATGGAtgaaaaattgcataatataTGTTTggttaaataaaagaattatgGTTTTGTAATTAAGTTCATTGGTCCGCATAATTACTGGTTACTAGATGGAGGTGCTTATCCCAATCTGCTACTTGTAGATGGTGTCAGTTTTGATATTGAAACTGAAGTTGGACAGGCATTTCCTtctgttctatttttttcctactttttaatgtgtttgtCTTATTTATGGAAAGATGGCGTGTACTGGTGAATTATACTTTTAGGTGGCGTTCGGTTGCCATGGCTaatatcatgagactatccatctaggattaagttgtgggattattttagttggagggggaggctatgactaattatcatgagactatccatctaggattaagttgtaggGTTCAATCTTACGAACCAAACATGACACATATtaaatcatgagatttaatcttgACAACCGAACACCCCATTATTAGACTAATTATGTAAATGTACTTGATATTCGTTTAACTGATTGTGGATTCAATAGGTAGTTGTATTTCCTATCAATTGCCATTTATTACTAGTTGTATGTCCTATCTATATGCATGGaagtacaattttttattgtcaGGCCAGTGTTGCGATAATTCTAGTTGCTTTGTCTAAGTTTGAGATTTGGTTGCATAACCATGGGATGACAATGGTCTCTTTAACAGGAGCAATGCAGAGGATGCTATTCAGAGACTAAATGGGACGACTATTGGCAAGCAGACAGTTCGTCTTTCATGGGGTCGAACTATGGGTAACAAGCAGGTAAGTCTTTCACCTTCAACTCTTGCTGTGTGATTGGAGTAGTCCTGGTATACGCATTGCACCGAATATAGCCTTGAGAGAAAGTGGATTCTTGTCATGGCAAAATACAGTAAGTTTGTCGACCCAAATCAGAAACTGAAAACTGTTTACTAGTATAAGCAAAAACTGAACTTAATCAGTACCTGAAAACTATTTCTACTAACAGGCATGCTATTGCTGCAATCTAgaattcgatattttttttccatatgaGGGTCTGATACTTTTGAAATGTAACACCAATTCTTACAGTGAATGATACCACAGTCCACAGAGACAACTCTGCTTATATGTGTTAGTCAATCCTCGCTCTCGGCCCATGAAACTATCTGATTAAACTTTCTTCGTTCTATTTGGCAGTCGAGGATGGATGCTAATGGTCAGTGGAACGGGGCTTATTATGGGAGGCAAGGTTACAATGGCTACGGATATGCTGCAGCCAGCCCTTCATACGGACCTCCTTCAAATGGACACGGAAATCTCCAACAGCCAGTCAGCTAAACCAGCTCTGCTGTGTATCTTAGAGCTCTTATTTATGAGGGAAAAATGTATCCAAACCCAGATGATGTATGggaaaaaagaattttgtAGCTGGATTATATACCGCGTGAGACTtgcctactttttttttttgaacttaAGATTGAGATTTACTTATAATGACTCTAGTTTTTTACCTGCTTATGATTGATTCTTTGAGAAACTATAATGATGAACAGAAAATTgttgtaatatttttgtgcACTAGATAGGAATGGCTCATAATATAAAGGCTACTTTGAAACACCGATGGTATTGAAATTGCCCAGTTTATTTATGATTCTAAGTagttaatgtataattaatattccTTTCATGTGAAATAATgactcatttttctattttggtgtgtttatgatttaaaatcctttttttgttttaatttttagtaagtgtattttatactactcACATCTTTTATAAAGTACTATTCCCTCTATCCATGATTGAACTCT harbors:
- the LOC125224125 gene encoding polyadenylate-binding protein RBP47-like — protein: MNGGDLNQSQNNNNQQQQQQQQQQMQQHQQWMAMQQYQQQWMAMQYPAMAMQQHMMYNQHYVPYYHPQQQPQPQLAQGQKHGNQIQNGAEDNKTIWIGDLQPWMDEGYIQSCFSQSGEVVSAKIIRNKQTGHSERYGFIEFNSHEAAEKVLQSLNGTTMPNTEQPFRLNWAAFSTGDRRPNTGGNGGDVGSDLSIFVGDLASDVTDAMLTDTFASRYPSVKGAKVVVDANSGRSKGYGFVRFGDENEKTRAMNEMNGVYVSSRPMRIGVATPKKTSPQQQQQYSSQAVVLSGGGGGYANGVVPQGQPENDSSNTTIFVGGLDSDVTDEELRQSFTPFGEVLSVKIPAGKGCGFVQYANRSNAEDAIQRLNGTTIGKQTVRLSWGRTMGNKQSRMDANGQWNGAYYGRQGYNGYGYAAASPSYGPPSNGHGNLQQPVS